The genomic region TAATGGTAGGCACGACGAGATTTGAACTCGTGACCCCTACCGTGTCAGGGTAGTGCTCTCCCCCTGAGCTACGTGCCTATTAGAGAGGTCTTTTATCAACTCACCGAAACGATGTCAAGACCCAATTATGTGGTAATCCCGCGGTTCCTTGTTTCGCTCCCGAGTTATTCTCCTTTCTCCTCCGGGCCCTCCCCCATCATCTTGAACCAGTAATGCATATAGTGGAGCCCAGAGCTTATGGTAAACAGAGCGGTCAAGTAGAAAAGATATCGGTAGAAAACAGGAGGAAGGGTCAAGAGATTTCCCCGGGACAGCACCGCCATTACCGAGGCAAACTGAAGGCACGTGGTTAACTTGCTTAAAAAGGAAGGTTTGATCTTCACGAACCCGGTGTGCACGAAAAACAGGACCGCCACACCCAGCAGTATCAAGACGTCTCTCGCGATAACCGTCACCGTCAACCAGGAAGGAAGGGATCCCCGTATGGCGAGGGTGATGAAGGTGGCCACCAACAGGAGTTTGTCCGCGATGGGATCCAGATAGGTTCCGATCCTGCTTTTCTGATTGAATAGTCTCGCCAGGAGACCATCCAGTCCGTCACTCAGGCAGCACAACATGAAAACAATCAGGGCGGAAAAATACTGATCGTTGATCAGATAGATAATAAAGATTGGGGCCAGAATAATCCGTATTGTGGTGATGAGGTTGGGGATGGTCATGGCACAAGCTACTTGATAACGAATAAAATCTGTCCTTCCACGCTTCTCTCTATCTCGAAAGGATAGGGGAAATGATCACTGGCCGCCACCCTCTCGGTGAAACGTTCCTCTGGCCCCATAAATTCAACGAGGACGGAGAAGGTGTTCCCACTGATCCGGCTCTGGGTAACGGATTTCACCCCAGGGATCTCTCTTTTCAGAAAGT from Deltaproteobacteria bacterium harbors:
- a CDS encoding CDP-alcohol phosphatidyltransferase family protein, with the translated sequence MTIPNLITTIRIILAPIFIIYLINDQYFSALIVFMLCCLSDGLDGLLARLFNQKSRIGTYLDPIADKLLLVATFITLAIRGSLPSWLTVTVIARDVLILLGVAVLFFVHTGFVKIKPSFLSKLTTCLQFASVMAVLSRGNLLTLPPVFYRYLFYLTALFTISSGLHYMHYWFKMMGEGPEEKGE